One segment of Vibrio mimicus DNA contains the following:
- the lolB gene encoding lipoprotein insertase outer membrane protein LolB: MNSLVRRLLPGVASLFLLAGCATTPPQPINVQWQSHQLVLQQIQAYQLTGKLGYIAPNQRQSFNFQWQKSPQQLSLRLSNFLGQTVLNLQVDEQGAQVDTYDDQIYRDQDAQSLIRNLTGLDIPVEQLEDWILGLPTQASHYELNEQNTLASLTKLASTAEWQVEYQRYQAIEWQNQLIPLPDKLKLQQNKTSIQLVISQWTLLP, encoded by the coding sequence ATGAACTCTCTCGTACGTCGCCTGCTCCCTGGAGTGGCGAGTCTGTTTCTCTTAGCGGGTTGTGCCACGACACCTCCCCAGCCGATCAACGTTCAGTGGCAATCTCATCAGCTCGTATTACAACAAATTCAAGCCTATCAACTCACGGGAAAACTCGGTTATATCGCGCCTAATCAGCGTCAATCGTTCAATTTTCAATGGCAAAAAAGCCCGCAGCAACTCTCGCTTCGCTTAAGCAATTTCCTCGGCCAAACCGTTCTCAACCTACAAGTCGATGAGCAGGGCGCGCAGGTCGATACTTATGATGACCAAATTTATCGCGACCAAGATGCGCAAAGCTTGATTCGCAATTTGACTGGGCTGGATATTCCCGTAGAACAACTTGAAGATTGGATTTTAGGCTTACCCACTCAAGCCAGTCATTATGAGTTAAACGAACAAAACACCCTCGCCTCTCTCACCAAACTGGCGTCAACAGCAGAGTGGCAAGTGGAGTATCAGCGTTACCAAGCCATTGAGTGGCAAAATCAGCTCATCCCGTTGCCAGATAAACTCAAACTCCAACAAAATAAAACCTCGATTCAACTGGTCATTTCACAATGGACGCTGCTCCCATGA
- the ychF gene encoding redox-regulated ATPase YchF, giving the protein MGFKCGIVGLPNVGKSTLFNALTKAGIEAANFPFCTIEPNTGVVPVPDPRMDALAAIVKPERILPTTMEFVDIAGLVAGASKGEGLGNKFLANIRETDAIGHVVRCFENENIVHVAGKVSPLEDIEVINLELALADLDSCERAILRQSKRAKGGDKEAKFELSVLEKLQPVLSEGQSARSVKLSKEELLAVGYLNLLTLKPTMYIANVNEDGFENNPYLDAVVQFAAQENASVVAVCAAIEAELSELEEEERDEFLADLGIEEPGLNRVIRSGYDLLNLQTYFTAGVKEVRAWTIPVGATAPQAAGKIHTDFERGFIRAEVIGYDDYIQFNGESGAKDAGKWRLEGKDYIVKDGDVIHFRFNV; this is encoded by the coding sequence ATGGGTTTTAAATGTGGCATCGTCGGTTTGCCAAACGTAGGTAAATCAACTCTTTTTAATGCACTGACCAAAGCGGGCATCGAAGCAGCTAACTTCCCGTTTTGTACAATTGAGCCAAACACTGGCGTGGTTCCAGTGCCAGATCCGCGTATGGATGCCTTAGCCGCTATCGTAAAACCAGAGCGCATTCTGCCAACCACCATGGAGTTTGTGGATATCGCAGGTCTGGTTGCGGGTGCATCAAAAGGTGAAGGTCTCGGTAACAAATTCCTCGCCAACATCCGTGAAACCGATGCAATTGGCCACGTTGTGCGCTGCTTTGAAAATGAAAACATCGTTCATGTTGCAGGTAAAGTTTCACCGCTGGAAGACATCGAAGTTATCAACCTTGAACTGGCGCTAGCGGATCTTGATAGCTGCGAGCGTGCGATTTTGCGTCAAAGCAAACGCGCGAAAGGTGGCGATAAAGAAGCGAAATTTGAGCTGAGCGTACTGGAAAAACTGCAACCAGTATTAAGCGAAGGCCAATCAGCTCGTTCTGTTAAACTGAGCAAAGAAGAACTCTTGGCCGTCGGTTACTTGAACCTGCTGACACTCAAACCAACCATGTACATTGCTAACGTGAATGAAGATGGTTTTGAGAACAATCCATATCTGGATGCCGTAGTTCAGTTTGCCGCACAAGAAAATGCCTCTGTCGTTGCCGTTTGTGCTGCGATCGAGGCAGAACTTTCTGAACTGGAAGAAGAAGAACGTGATGAGTTCTTAGCCGATCTGGGCATTGAAGAACCTGGACTAAACCGAGTAATCCGCTCTGGTTACGATCTGCTGAACCTGCAAACTTACTTCACTGCAGGTGTGAAAGAAGTACGTGCATGGACGATCCCTGTCGGAGCTACAGCACCACAGGCAGCAGGCAAGATCCACACTGACTTTGAACGTGGTTTTATCCGTGCAGAAGTGATCGGCTACGATGACTACATCCAATTTAACGGTGAGTCAGGTGCGAAAGATGCCGGTAAATGGCGTTTGGAAGGTAAAGACTACATCGTTAAAGATGGCGATGTGATCCACTTCCGCTTCAACGTTTAA
- the hemA gene encoding glutamyl-tRNA reductase — MSLLAIGINHNTASVELREKVAFGPEKLSLALNQLSSSSHVKGGVILSTCNRTEIYCDVRSSSKNKVIEWLAQFHQVSLDELKPSLYVHEEQAAIRHLMRVACGLDSLVLGEPQILGQVKQAYAEARESHAVNPATEKLFQKTFSVAKRVRTETEIGGSAVSVAYAACTLAKHIFESLAEATVLLVGAGETIELVAKHLAGHHCKRMIVANRTRERALGLAEQFGAEVIALNEIPDYLAQADIVISSTASPLPIIGKGMVESALKARRHQPMLLVDIAVPRDIEPQVGKLNDAYLYSVDDLQSIVDSNIEQRKVEAIQAEAIVSEESATFMSWMRSLQAVDSIRDYRKQANETREDLLSKSLQALAAGGDPEKLLIELSNKLTNKLIHTPTRALQTAAEQGEPAKLAVIRQSLGLDDLN, encoded by the coding sequence ATGTCTTTGCTTGCTATTGGAATCAATCACAATACGGCGTCGGTAGAATTGCGGGAAAAAGTAGCCTTCGGTCCAGAGAAGCTCTCTTTGGCACTGAATCAGCTTTCTAGCAGTTCACACGTTAAGGGAGGCGTGATCCTTTCAACGTGCAACCGTACCGAAATTTACTGTGATGTGAGATCGTCCAGCAAAAATAAAGTCATCGAATGGTTAGCTCAGTTTCACCAAGTCAGTTTGGATGAATTAAAACCCAGCCTATACGTCCATGAAGAACAAGCGGCGATTCGCCACCTGATGCGCGTGGCTTGTGGTTTGGACTCCTTAGTGTTGGGTGAACCACAGATTTTAGGGCAGGTGAAACAGGCTTACGCGGAAGCGCGAGAAAGCCATGCCGTCAATCCCGCGACTGAAAAGCTGTTCCAAAAAACCTTTTCGGTGGCCAAGCGAGTACGCACCGAAACTGAGATTGGTGGTAGTGCGGTATCAGTAGCATATGCAGCCTGTACTTTAGCGAAACACATTTTTGAATCATTGGCGGAAGCCACTGTGCTACTGGTTGGCGCGGGTGAAACCATTGAATTGGTGGCAAAGCATCTGGCTGGACATCATTGCAAGCGGATGATTGTGGCTAACCGTACGCGTGAGCGAGCTTTAGGGCTTGCCGAGCAGTTTGGAGCGGAAGTGATCGCTCTTAATGAAATACCAGATTATCTCGCGCAAGCGGATATTGTGATCAGCTCTACCGCCAGTCCATTGCCGATTATCGGTAAAGGTATGGTCGAAAGCGCGCTTAAAGCGCGCCGCCATCAGCCGATGTTGTTGGTGGATATCGCTGTGCCGCGCGATATTGAGCCACAAGTCGGTAAGCTCAATGATGCTTACCTTTACTCGGTGGATGATTTGCAGTCGATCGTCGATAGCAATATTGAGCAGCGTAAAGTGGAAGCGATTCAGGCGGAAGCGATTGTCAGTGAAGAAAGCGCAACCTTTATGAGTTGGATGCGTTCATTGCAAGCGGTGGATAGTATTCGTGATTATCGCAAGCAAGCCAATGAAACTCGTGAAGACCTGCTGAGTAAGAGTCTGCAAGCATTAGCGGCAGGCGGTGACCCTGAAAAACTGCTTATCGAGTTAAGCAACAAGCTGACCAACAAACTTATTCACACCCCAACCCGAGCGTTGCAAACAGCGGCGGAACAAGGGGAACCGGCTAAATTGGCCGTGATCAGACAAAGTTTGGGTCTTGACGACCTGAACTAA
- the pth gene encoding aminoacyl-tRNA hydrolase has product MSQPIKLLVGLANPGPEYAKTRHNAGAWVVEELARIHNVTLKNEPKFYGLTGRLLINGQELRVLVPTTFMNLSGKAIAALANFYQIKPEEIMVAHDELDLPPGIAKFKQGGGHGGHNGLKDTISKLGNNKEFYRLRLGIGHPGHKDKVAGYVLGKAPAKEQECLDAAVDESVRCLEILMKDGLTKAQNRLHTFKAE; this is encoded by the coding sequence TTGAGTCAACCAATCAAACTCCTTGTCGGACTGGCTAATCCAGGACCTGAATACGCGAAAACACGCCATAACGCAGGTGCTTGGGTTGTCGAAGAATTAGCCCGTATTCACAACGTTACGCTAAAAAATGAGCCCAAATTTTATGGTCTTACCGGACGACTGTTGATCAATGGTCAAGAATTACGAGTATTAGTCCCAACCACTTTCATGAACCTCTCAGGCAAAGCCATTGCCGCTCTGGCCAACTTTTACCAGATTAAGCCAGAAGAGATCATGGTGGCACACGATGAACTAGACTTACCTCCCGGTATTGCGAAGTTCAAGCAAGGGGGCGGACATGGTGGGCATAACGGACTCAAAGACACCATAAGCAAATTAGGCAACAACAAAGAATTCTATCGTCTACGGCTTGGCATCGGCCATCCGGGACATAAAGACAAAGTAGCCGGTTATGTACTAGGCAAAGCTCCCGCTAAAGAGCAAGAATGCCTTGATGCCGCAGTGGATGAATCTGTTCGCTGCCTTGAGATCCTCATGAAGGATGGCCTCACCAAAGCACAAAATCGTTTACACACTTTCAAAGCTGAATAA
- a CDS encoding SirB1 family protein, whose amino-acid sequence MLNLCDEDFDAMELVEGALALNKAINPDTQIEWAHIELARLLKEAELTLVHERDDKARFDALLRLFYQEWGFCGDREAYFDSRNAFIDQVLERRKGVPVSLGALLLYFGRKFGFPLHSFSFPTQFLLALNWPGERPIYLNPFNGESVSQHTLQAWLVGHKGPLAKLKPQHLQCVDNPTIIGRWLALLKSALLREERYTLALRCTDLALTFVPDDPYEIRDRGFIYQQLQCHQIAISDYQYFIEQCPNDPAAELLKTQVNALSHDTQVTLH is encoded by the coding sequence ATGCTGAATTTGTGTGATGAAGATTTTGATGCGATGGAGTTGGTGGAGGGGGCGCTTGCGCTCAACAAAGCTATCAACCCTGATACGCAGATAGAATGGGCTCACATTGAGTTGGCACGTCTGCTTAAAGAGGCGGAATTGACCTTGGTACATGAGCGTGATGACAAAGCACGTTTCGATGCTTTGCTACGCCTGTTTTACCAAGAGTGGGGCTTTTGTGGTGATCGTGAAGCTTATTTTGATTCGCGCAACGCCTTTATTGATCAGGTTTTGGAACGACGCAAAGGTGTTCCGGTCAGTTTGGGGGCATTGCTGCTCTATTTTGGCCGCAAGTTTGGCTTTCCACTGCACAGCTTCAGTTTTCCTACTCAATTTCTCCTCGCGCTCAACTGGCCAGGAGAGCGGCCGATTTATCTCAACCCTTTTAATGGTGAGTCGGTTTCCCAACATACATTGCAAGCTTGGTTAGTGGGGCATAAAGGTCCATTGGCTAAGCTCAAGCCACAGCATTTGCAGTGTGTGGATAACCCGACCATTATTGGCCGCTGGTTGGCGCTGCTCAAAAGTGCCTTACTGCGCGAGGAGCGCTATACTTTGGCGCTAAGATGTACGGATTTGGCACTCACCTTTGTGCCTGATGATCCTTACGAAATCCGCGATCGTGGCTTTATCTACCAGCAGCTACAGTGTCATCAAATTGCTATATCGGACTATCAATATTTTATTGAGCAATGTCCAAACGATCCGGCGGCGGAATTGTTAAAAACGCAAGTCAATGCGCTCAGTCACGATACTCAAGTGACGCTGCATTAA
- a CDS encoding ribose-phosphate pyrophosphokinase yields the protein MPDMKLFAGNAIPELAQRIADRLYISLGDATVSRFSDGEVAVQINENVRGSDVFIIQSTCAPTNDNLMELVVMIDAMRRASAGRITAVIPYFGYARQDRRVRSARVPITAKVVADFLSNVGVDRVLTIDLHAEQIQGFFDVPVDNIFGTPVLLEDMKARNLEDPVVVSPDLGGVVRARATAKALGDIDIAIVDKRRPRANVSEVMNLIGDVEGRDCVIVDDMIDTGGTLCKAAEALKERGAKRVFAYATHAVFSGNAAKNIKNSVLDQVIVTDSITLSKEMAATGKVTQLTLSSMLAEAIRRISNEESISAMFN from the coding sequence GTGCCTGATATGAAGCTATTTGCTGGTAACGCAATACCCGAACTAGCCCAACGTATTGCTGATCGCCTGTACATTTCCCTTGGTGATGCTACTGTTTCTCGTTTCTCTGATGGTGAAGTAGCAGTACAAATCAATGAAAATGTCCGTGGTAGCGATGTATTTATCATTCAATCCACCTGTGCCCCGACCAATGACAACCTGATGGAACTGGTGGTTATGATTGACGCAATGCGCCGTGCTTCTGCAGGCCGTATTACGGCAGTTATCCCTTACTTTGGTTATGCCCGCCAAGACCGCCGTGTGCGTTCGGCTCGTGTGCCAATCACTGCAAAAGTTGTTGCAGATTTCCTTTCTAACGTTGGTGTTGACCGTGTTCTGACTATCGACCTCCACGCAGAGCAAATCCAAGGCTTCTTCGATGTTCCAGTAGACAACATTTTCGGTACACCTGTACTGCTGGAAGACATGAAAGCGCGTAACTTGGAAGACCCTGTTGTCGTATCACCAGACCTTGGTGGTGTTGTACGTGCTCGTGCAACGGCGAAAGCACTGGGTGATATCGATATCGCGATCGTTGATAAGCGTCGTCCACGTGCCAACGTTTCAGAAGTAATGAACCTAATCGGTGATGTTGAAGGCCGTGACTGTGTGATTGTCGATGACATGATCGACACCGGTGGCACACTGTGTAAAGCTGCTGAAGCATTGAAAGAACGTGGTGCGAAACGCGTATTTGCTTACGCCACGCACGCGGTGTTCTCTGGCAATGCAGCGAAAAACATCAAAAATTCCGTGTTGGATCAAGTGATTGTGACTGACTCTATCACCCTATCGAAAGAGATGGCGGCGACAGGAAAAGTGACTCAATTGACTCTATCAAGCATGCTGGCTGAAGCGATTCGTCGTATCAGCAACGAAGAGTCTATCTCAGCGATGTTTAACTAA
- the prmC gene encoding peptide chain release factor N(5)-glutamine methyltransferase gives MSVTIEAALKAATEQLQQSGSDSPALDAAVLLCHVLAKPRSYLLTWPDKTLEEPALVSLNTLLARRMAGEPIAYILGEREFWSLPLKVSPSTLIPRPDTERLVELALEKAALIEGELLDLGTGTGAIALALASELPLRRVTGIDLRPEAADLAQENATRLSILNTQFLQGSWFSPLADGTKFALIVSNPPYIEENDPHLNQGDVRFEPKSALVAQENGLADIRYISTHAPRFLLEGGWLLFEHGYDQGEAVRTILRELGYQSVTTEQDYAGNDRVTLGQYQTEREA, from the coding sequence ATGTCAGTCACCATTGAAGCGGCATTAAAAGCGGCAACCGAGCAACTGCAGCAAAGCGGCAGTGATTCGCCAGCGTTAGATGCCGCTGTGTTACTTTGCCATGTACTGGCTAAGCCACGTTCCTATTTGCTGACTTGGCCAGATAAAACGCTTGAGGAGCCAGCTTTGGTTTCTCTAAACACATTACTTGCTCGCCGCATGGCGGGGGAGCCGATTGCCTACATCCTCGGTGAGCGTGAGTTTTGGTCGCTGCCGCTGAAAGTTTCCCCTTCCACACTTATTCCCCGCCCAGATACTGAACGTTTGGTTGAGTTGGCGCTTGAGAAAGCGGCGTTGATTGAAGGTGAACTCCTAGATCTTGGCACTGGAACAGGGGCGATTGCGTTGGCTTTGGCTTCGGAGTTACCACTGCGTCGTGTTACAGGGATTGATTTACGCCCTGAAGCTGCGGATTTGGCTCAGGAAAATGCTACCCGCTTGAGCATTCTCAATACGCAATTTTTGCAGGGGAGTTGGTTTAGCCCGCTGGCTGACGGTACGAAGTTTGCTTTGATCGTCTCCAACCCACCTTATATTGAGGAAAATGATCCTCATCTGAATCAGGGTGATGTTCGTTTCGAGCCGAAAAGTGCACTGGTTGCACAAGAAAACGGCCTCGCGGATATCCGCTACATCAGCACGCATGCTCCTCGCTTTTTACTTGAAGGGGGCTGGCTGCTGTTTGAGCACGGTTACGATCAGGGTGAAGCGGTGCGTACGATTTTGCGTGAGCTAGGCTACCAAAGCGTAACGACCGAACAAGATTATGCCGGTAATGACCGGGTTACATTGGGACAATATCAAACGGAAAGAGAAGCATAA
- the ispE gene encoding 4-(cytidine 5'-diphospho)-2-C-methyl-D-erythritol kinase yields the protein MISGTTVWPSPAKLNLFLYITGRRPNGYHDLQTLFQFLDHGDELTITANNSGNITLSPALADVALEDNLIYKAAMALKNASQSPLGADIKLHKTLPMGGGIGGGSSNAATTLVALNYLWQTGLNDDQLADIGLVLGADVPVFTRGFAAFAEGVGEELSAVEPEEKWYLVVRPAVSIATKDIFTHPDLVRNTPKRDLASLLANPYENDCEKIVRSLYPEVDQQLSWLLQYAPSRLTGTGSCVFAEFSSRKDAQAVFAQLSDNVLAFVAQGRNVSPLRKTLADYQSAKIRPY from the coding sequence ATGATCTCTGGTACTACCGTGTGGCCCTCACCGGCCAAGCTTAATCTGTTTCTATACATTACCGGTCGTCGCCCCAATGGCTACCACGATCTGCAAACCTTGTTTCAGTTTCTCGATCACGGTGATGAGTTGACCATTACCGCCAACAACAGCGGCAACATCACCCTCTCTCCCGCTCTAGCCGATGTCGCGTTAGAAGATAACCTGATTTACAAAGCCGCGATGGCACTCAAAAACGCGAGCCAATCACCACTCGGCGCGGACATCAAGCTGCACAAAACTTTGCCGATGGGGGGCGGAATTGGTGGGGGGTCATCCAATGCTGCCACCACCTTAGTCGCACTCAATTACTTATGGCAGACTGGGCTTAACGATGATCAACTGGCCGACATTGGGTTGGTACTCGGAGCAGATGTCCCTGTCTTTACCCGTGGCTTTGCCGCCTTTGCTGAAGGTGTTGGCGAAGAATTATCCGCGGTAGAACCCGAGGAAAAATGGTATTTAGTGGTGCGCCCCGCAGTCAGCATCGCGACAAAAGATATTTTTACTCATCCTGACCTAGTGAGAAATACGCCGAAGCGTGATCTGGCAAGCCTTCTTGCCAATCCTTACGAAAACGATTGCGAAAAAATTGTCCGATCACTGTACCCTGAGGTTGATCAGCAACTTTCATGGCTGCTACAATACGCGCCGTCAAGATTGACCGGGACGGGATCTTGCGTTTTTGCTGAGTTTTCGAGCAGGAAAGATGCACAGGCAGTCTTTGCTCAATTATCTGACAACGTCTTAGCGTTTGTAGCCCAAGGCCGCAATGTTTCACCGCTCAGAAAGACGTTGGCTGACTATCAATCAGCCAAAATCCGACCTTACTAA
- the kdsA gene encoding 3-deoxy-8-phosphooctulonate synthase translates to MEQKIVHVGGIPVANDKPFTLFAGMNVLESRDLAMQICEHYVKVTDKLGIPYVFKASFDKANRSSVHSYRGPGLEEGMKIFQELKQTFGVKIITDVHTAEQAQPVADVVDVIQLPAFLARQTDLVEAMAKTGAVINVKKPQFMSPGQVGNIVEKFAECGNDKVILCERGSCHGYDNLVVDMLGFGVMKQASNGSPIIFDVTHSLQMRDPSGAASGGRRQQTVELAKAGLATGIAGLFIEAHPNPEKAKCDGPSALPLDKLEPFLAQMKALDDLIKSFAHIDIQ, encoded by the coding sequence ATGGAACAGAAAATTGTCCATGTCGGTGGTATTCCGGTAGCTAACGATAAACCGTTTACCCTGTTTGCAGGTATGAACGTGCTGGAATCACGTGATTTAGCGATGCAAATTTGTGAACACTACGTGAAGGTAACTGACAAGCTCGGTATCCCTTATGTGTTCAAAGCTTCGTTTGATAAAGCAAACCGCAGTTCAGTGCACTCTTACCGTGGCCCAGGCCTAGAAGAAGGCATGAAAATCTTCCAAGAGCTGAAACAGACTTTCGGGGTGAAAATCATTACTGACGTTCACACGGCTGAACAAGCGCAGCCAGTAGCGGATGTGGTGGATGTGATTCAATTGCCTGCATTTTTAGCACGCCAAACGGATCTGGTTGAAGCGATGGCGAAAACCGGCGCTGTGATCAACGTGAAAAAGCCACAATTCATGAGCCCAGGCCAAGTGGGCAACATCGTTGAGAAGTTTGCTGAGTGTGGCAACGACAAAGTGATTCTGTGTGAACGCGGCTCTTGCCACGGTTACGACAACCTAGTGGTGGATATGCTCGGTTTTGGTGTAATGAAGCAAGCCTCTAACGGCAGCCCCATCATTTTTGATGTGACTCACTCACTGCAAATGCGTGATCCTTCTGGTGCTGCATCGGGCGGCCGTCGTCAACAAACCGTTGAATTGGCGAAAGCGGGCTTGGCAACTGGTATTGCGGGGCTGTTTATTGAAGCGCACCCGAACCCAGAGAAAGCGAAGTGTGATGGTCCATCAGCACTGCCACTGGATAAACTAGAGCCGTTCCTAGCACAAATGAAAGCGCTAGATGATCTAATCAAAAGTTTTGCGCACATCGATATTCAATAA
- the prfA gene encoding peptide chain release factor 1, translated as MKASILSKLESLVERYEEVQHLLGDPAVIGDQNKFRALSKEYSQLEEITQCFQAYQQAKEDLVAAEEMAQEDDAEMREMAQDEIKAAKEAIERLTDELQILLLPKDPNDDRNCFLEIRAGAGGDEAGIFAGDLFRMYSRFAEKKGWRIEVMSSSEAEHGGYKEMIAKVNGDGAYGTLKFESGGHRVQRVPATEAQGRIHTSACTVAVMPEIPEAEIPEIKASDLKIDTFRSSGAGGQHVNTTDSAIRITHLPTGIVVECQDERSQHKNKAKAMSVLAARIAQAEESKRAAEISDTRRNLLGSGDRSDRIRTYNYPQGRVSDHRINLTVYRLTEVMEGDMQSLIEPVIHEHQADQLAALADQN; from the coding sequence ATGAAAGCGTCGATTTTAAGCAAGCTTGAATCCCTTGTTGAGCGCTACGAAGAGGTGCAACACCTCCTCGGCGATCCAGCAGTTATTGGTGATCAAAATAAATTCCGAGCTCTGTCCAAAGAGTATTCGCAGTTGGAAGAGATCACTCAGTGTTTCCAAGCGTATCAGCAAGCCAAAGAAGATCTGGTTGCTGCCGAAGAGATGGCGCAGGAAGATGACGCTGAAATGCGTGAAATGGCGCAAGATGAAATCAAAGCGGCGAAAGAGGCGATTGAGCGTTTAACTGATGAGCTGCAAATCCTTTTGCTGCCAAAAGATCCGAATGATGATCGCAACTGTTTCTTGGAAATTCGTGCGGGTGCGGGTGGTGACGAAGCGGGGATTTTCGCGGGTGATCTGTTCCGTATGTACAGCCGTTTTGCTGAGAAAAAAGGCTGGCGCATCGAAGTGATGTCATCGAGTGAAGCAGAACACGGCGGTTACAAAGAGATGATCGCTAAAGTCAACGGTGATGGTGCTTACGGTACGCTGAAATTTGAATCAGGTGGTCACCGCGTGCAACGTGTTCCGGCTACGGAAGCACAAGGGCGTATTCATACCTCTGCTTGTACGGTTGCGGTGATGCCAGAAATTCCAGAAGCGGAAATTCCGGAAATTAAAGCCAGCGATCTGAAAATTGACACCTTCCGTTCATCAGGCGCGGGTGGTCAGCACGTTAACACCACAGATTCAGCAATCCGTATCACCCACTTGCCAACGGGCATTGTTGTTGAGTGTCAGGATGAGCGTTCACAGCACAAGAACAAAGCGAAAGCGATGTCTGTGTTGGCCGCGCGTATTGCACAGGCTGAAGAGTCAAAACGTGCCGCTGAAATTTCGGATACTCGTCGTAATCTTCTGGGTTCGGGCGACCGTAGTGACCGTATTCGTACTTACAACTACCCGCAAGGTCGTGTGTCCGATCACCGCATCAACCTGACGGTGTACCGCCTGACGGAAGTGATGGAAGGCGACATGCAATCACTGATTGAACCGGTTATTCATGAGCATCAAGCGGATCAGTTGGCGGCACTGGCGGATCAAAACTAA
- a CDS encoding SirB2 family protein yields MYEGLKHFHLFTIGVSAMMLSIRYVLMMINSAHLERKFFKIFPHVNDTLLLLSGVGLIFITGFIPFTAAAPWMTEKFTCVLAYIALGFFTLKLGRNKLLRSFAFFGALGWLAMAGKIAVTKAPILFG; encoded by the coding sequence ATGTACGAAGGCTTAAAACATTTTCACCTGTTCACCATCGGCGTCAGCGCGATGATGTTGTCAATTCGCTATGTGTTGATGATGATTAACTCGGCACACTTAGAGCGCAAATTTTTCAAAATTTTCCCGCATGTCAATGACACCTTATTACTGCTTTCCGGTGTTGGTTTAATTTTTATCACGGGATTCATCCCTTTTACGGCCGCTGCGCCGTGGATGACAGAAAAATTCACCTGTGTGTTGGCTTACATCGCTTTAGGCTTTTTTACTCTGAAGTTAGGTCGCAACAAACTGCTGCGTAGCTTTGCGTTTTTTGGCGCATTAGGCTGGCTCGCGATGGCTGGAAAAATTGCGGTAACTAAAGCGCCGATTCTGTTTGGTTAA